Genomic window (Aquipuribacter hungaricus):
CACGACGAGCTGCTCGTCGCACACGACGGGCAGCTCGGCCCGCCGCGGGCGCGCGACCACCCCGACCGTGAGCGCCGGCAGGACGACCTCCAGGTGCGGCGGCACGTGCTCGGGGGCGTTGCCGCCGGCCGCGGCCACGACGAACGGCGCCAGGGAGCGGCTCGCGGGGGCGACCCGGACGACGTCGAGGACCTCGACCCGGTAGGACGGGCGGTCCACCGTGCGGCCGTTGACCTGGACGTGGCCGTGGCTGACGAACTGGCGTGCCTGCTGCACCGTGCGCGCGATCCCCGACCGCAGGACGACCGCGTCCAGGCGGCGCTCCAGCTCCTCGACGAGCACCTCGCCGGTCTTGGCCCCGCTGCGCGAGGCCGTGGCGAGGGTGCGCCGCAGCTGCGCCTCGCTGACGGCGTACTGCGCGCGCAGCCGCTGCTTCTCCAGCAGCCGCAGCCGGTAGTCGCTCTCCTTGCGCCGCGACCGGCCGTGCTGGCCGGGCGGGTAGGGGCGTCGCTCGAGCGGTCCCACCGAGGCGGGGGTCAGGGCGATGCCGAGGGCGCGGGACAGCTTGGACATGGATCCGCTCGTGCGCACGTGTCTCCTCAGGACGGGTTCGGGCAGCCGGTGCTTGCCCATTGCGATAAGGCAACCCTAACCTGCATCCGTGATGCTCGTGCGCGACCTCCTCAGCCGTGCCCGCAGCGTCGTCGACGCCGTCGGCTCCCTCGACGTGGCGTGGGACGACGGCACCTGCCGGCTCGACACCGGCGTGACCGCCCTGGCCGACGGGTCGCTGCTGCTGGGCCTGGACGAGGGCAGCCGGCTCGCGGCGCGGGTCGAGCGCGCGGACGACGAGGGCCAGGACGTCGGCGTCTGCCTCGGCCTCACCGACCTGGCGCCCGTGGCCGTGCGCGACCGGGTCCGCGGCCGGCTCGCCCTGGCGGGCTGGCTCGAGGTGCGCCGCGCCGGCGCCGGCCCGGTGTGCCGGCTCGAGCCCGTCGAGCTCGTCTGGCGCGACGCCGGGGGCCCCGCGGTCCCGCTGGACCCCGACGGCTACCGCGACGCCGTCGTCGACCCGCTCGCCGAGCACGAGGCCGACCTGCTGCTCGCCGTGGCCCGCGACCGCCGCATGCTCGCCTTCCTGGGGGCGCGGGCCGGGTTCGCGGGCGCGGGGCGGGGCCACCCGGTCCGGCCGCTCCGGGTGGACCGCCACGGGCTCGACCTGCGCCTGGACCGCCCCGGCGACCCCGTCGACGTCCGGCTGCCGTTCGACCTGGACGCGACCGGCCCCGGCCTGGCGTGGGCGGGCCTGGAGGCCCTCGCCCGTCCGTGACGGCGGTGCTAGGGCCGGCGCGCCCCGGGCCGCGACCCTCCGGGGGCGACGTTTGGTGCCGGGCCCCCCGACGACGTACCGTCTGTGGCGACGGCCAGCGGGGCCGGGCACGCCCTGGACGGTGACCGGCTCCCGGTCCGGACGGGGCGGGCGCCCGGGAGGCCGTCGTCCGGGTCCAGACGCGCGTCGTCCTGCCGCGCGGGGCCCGGGAGCGGACGTCACCGCCGTCGACCGTCCCGGTCGAGCGCGTCCGGCACCAGCCGAGGAGGAGCACACGTGGCTCGACGTAGCCAGCGCGGGTCCGGCGGGACCGCCACCGCGACGCGCACCCGCACGGGCGGCCGCGACAGCGCCACCGGGATCGTCCCCGAGCTCGCCAAGGCGGTGCGCGACGTCGAGAGCGCGGTCCGCCGCGGCCCGCTGCGCGCCTCCGGCCGGACCACCTTCCAGGTCGTCGCCCTGCTCGTGCGCGAGGAGCGGGCGCGCGCCAAGGCCGACAAGGACCTGAGCGAGGCCCAGCGCGCCGAGCACCTCAAGCGGCTCGACGGCGTCGCCACGATCCTCGCCCGCACCGCGGCCCGCGACACCTCCCTGCTCGTCCTGCTGGCCGACGACGCCGTCGTCCCGCACGAGGCCCGCCAGCTGCGCAGCGAGATGCTGCAGGCGGCCGGCGTGGAGGAGGCGCCGCTCGCCGAGCCCGTCGCCGCGGCGGCCGAGCCCGCCCCGCAGCAGGCCCCCGAGCGCCGCGTCGTACCCCGGTCGGTCATCTCCCGGCAGCTGTCCAACCCGTTCATGGAGCCGGACTTCAGCGCGGTCGGGCCCGTCCTGCCCGGGCCGGGCCAGCTCGGCAGCTGGGAGCTGCTCGGGCCGCTGTTCCGCTCCTTCGAGGAGGGCGGCGAGTCCTCCTGCATGACCCTGCCGGACCCGTCGTCCCTGCAGGCGCCGGGCGGGCGCGAGCTCATGCCGCACCAGGCGCAGGTCGTCGCGGCCGCCGCGCAGGGGCACCGGACCTTCCTGCTCGCCGACGAGCCGGGCCTGGGCAAGACCGCGCAGGCGCTGCTGGCCGCGCAGGCCGCGGACGCCTACCCGCTGCTGGTCGTGGTGCCCAACGTCGTCAAGACCAACTGGGCCCGCGAGACGGACATCTGGACGCCGGGCCACCCCTCGACCGTGGTCCACGGCGACGGGGACGACGTGGACGGCTTCGCCGACGTCGTGGTCGTCAACTACGAGATCCTCGACCGCCACGTCGGCTGGCTCGGCGACATGGGCTTCCGCGGCATGGTGGTCGACGAGGCCCACTTCATCAAGAACCGGACCTCGCAGCGCTCGCGCCACGTGCTGCAGGTGGCCGACCGGATCCGCGGCCGCTTCGCCCGGCCGCTCATGATGGCGCTCACCGGCACCCCGCTCATCAACGACATCGAGGACTTCCGGGCGATCTGGCAGTTCCTCGGCTGGATCGACGACAAGAAGCCCACCCCCCGCCTCATGGCGAGCCTGGCGGAGACCGGGCTCA
Coding sequences:
- the rpsD gene encoding 30S ribosomal protein S4; the protein is MRTSGSMSKLSRALGIALTPASVGPLERRPYPPGQHGRSRRKESDYRLRLLEKQRLRAQYAVSEAQLRRTLATASRSGAKTGEVLVEELERRLDAVVLRSGIARTVQQARQFVSHGHVQVNGRTVDRPSYRVEVLDVVRVAPASRSLAPFVVAAAGGNAPEHVPPHLEVVLPALTVGVVARPRRAELPVVCDEQLVVEHYSR
- a CDS encoding DEAD/DEAH box helicase, translating into MARRSQRGSGGTATATRTRTGGRDSATGIVPELAKAVRDVESAVRRGPLRASGRTTFQVVALLVREERARAKADKDLSEAQRAEHLKRLDGVATILARTAARDTSLLVLLADDAVVPHEARQLRSEMLQAAGVEEAPLAEPVAAAAEPAPQQAPERRVVPRSVISRQLSNPFMEPDFSAVGPVLPGPGQLGSWELLGPLFRSFEEGGESSCMTLPDPSSLQAPGGRELMPHQAQVVAAAAQGHRTFLLADEPGLGKTAQALLAAQAADAYPLLVVVPNVVKTNWARETDIWTPGHPSTVVHGDGDDVDGFADVVVVNYEILDRHVGWLGDMGFRGMVVDEAHFIKNRTSQRSRHVLQVADRIRGRFARPLMMALTGTPLINDIEDFRAIWQFLGWIDDKKPTPRLMASLAETGLTPADPGFYPAARACVIDMGVVRRRKVDVAADIPARRVADLPVELDGEAGRSVREAERVLARRMVRRYDAALEVRTSGVTVEGIDHELVRRVATWEREDTQKGTEEENVFSMMRRIGQAKAGLAADYAGQLARSVGKVVFFAKHVDVMDTAEQTFAARGIRYASVRGEQTRTARQKNVDAFMTDPEVQVVVCSLTAAGVGLNLQVASNVVLAELSWTDAEQTQAIDRVHRIGQDAPVTAWRVIAAQTIDSKVAELIDSKAGLAARALDGSDEEVSSSVDVQLEALVQLLTEALQARTA